A genomic stretch from Larimichthys crocea isolate SSNF chromosome XXII, L_crocea_2.0, whole genome shotgun sequence includes:
- the stk36 gene encoding serine/threonine-protein kinase 36 isoform X2, whose amino-acid sequence MDSYLVLELVGEGSFGRVYKGRRRFTGQVVALKFMPKVGRSEKELRSLKREIEIMRGLQHPNIVQLFDSFETETEVVVVTEYAEGQLFQILEDDGKLPESQVQEIACQLVSALYYLHSHRILHRDMKPQNILLGKSGVVKLCDFGFARAMSVSTLVLTSIKGTPLYMSPELVEEKPYDHTADLWSLGCILYELHTGAPPFYTNSIFHLVQLIVRDQVKWPDTMSDSCTSFLKGLLTKDPQKRLSWPDLLHHPFVADGVPVLSDSTVFSPLTVTPSPDMLALKLQQVAAKTVPTSGQSRLLRKAREQTDSRARPAGSDDVKKKKDGASAAASPRAKPSSADVTSGPSVLNLKNQDCNRSKHRGQISRDYEQEFPSVEVGPQLLRRHSEDGQDVGGEEYWEKLVQQSDPNRPRESLDLSVVVPQIKSQIAAFRVQLTAGVVNETWRIQQPLKVLHNLLLTHDPDKSYQIGQELGLPHVLFELVHDAVENSTFIEPGSVPTLGEMITVLIIYWEEHGDWTEEHRLEEFTKPFVTILGQTQLAPLAPLAATVLSLFTQHVDVEIDLEILTSLLKKLLMDSYEPQVSLPPGFGLCDGVLSLLLHKLSEHESSSSSLDPDVFLDLWKRISASLEKTTPDLCSAHGLYSFLAIALFVFTKDPYSCIPLFSDRESKCVFALGQLLRTDRLHLSAATTRPEVDLSHDGVSVLSCHLLCFPFALELPSRNTSTIFQSYDSCGIVEGLVQVIQTLPPPLLELPLSLLNRLLLCDPGRSLSRLVKVAYGFFALPGNSRLTSRTAGSLLADFLQQDVLWDSAAELLTLLSQVARCSPQHSRLQVHVDALALQQALAHPHDPIRAAACRLLGSLNPLRPPALQPDIFRSTIDCLHDSSTPVRRMACRAVGNWMGYMAAGRSNECSHSEAAGDLSTIAEQGLDEEDGRGWTQEARRTAAMLAPLISDPDALTRRHCCTALGNLVNVDGAAALLSQEDVFGKLLRAACSDSHNAVRQAAITTLSLYSRQDAVRQVLISLDAVHKLVEASHHTAPHCDYDQLIGRLRTSPP is encoded by the exons ATGGACTCGTACCTCGTGCTGGAGCTGGTTGGAGAAGGTTCGTTCGGTCGAGTTTACAAAGGAAGGAGACGGTTCACGGGCcag GTGGTGGCTCTGAAGTTCATGCCTAAGGTGGGTCGCTCAGAGAAGGAGCTGCGCAGCCTGAAGAGAGAGATCGAGATCATGAGAGGCCTCCAACACCCGAACATCGTGCAGCTGTTTGACAGCTTCGAGACGGAGACGGAG GTGGTGGTTGTCACTGAGTACGCAGAGGGTCAGCTGTTCCAGATTCTGGAGGATGATGGGAAGTTACCTGAGAGCCAG GTCCAAGAGATCGCCTGTCAGCTGGTCTCGGCTCTGTACTACCTGCACTCTCACCGGATCCTCCATCGAGACATGAAGCCGCAGAACATCCTGCTGGGGAAGAGCGGCGTGGTGAAGCTGTGCGACTTCGG GTTTGCTCGAGCGATGAGCGTCTCCACGCTGGTGCTGACGTCCATCAAGGGGACGCCGCTGTACATGTCGCCCgagctggtggaggagaagccGTACGACCACACGGCTGATCTGTGGTCTCTGGGCTGCATCCTCTACGAGCTCCACACGGGGGCGCCGCCGTTCTACACCAACTCCATCTTCCACCTGGTGCAGCTCATCGTGAGAGACCAAGTCAAGTGGCCGGACACGATGAGCGACAGCTGCACG AGTTTCCTCAAAGGTTTGTTGACCAAAGATCCTCAGAAGCGTTTGTCTTGGCCGGACCTCCTGCACCATCCTTTTGTTGCTGATGGAGTTCCAG TTCTGTCCGACTCGACTGTTTTCAGCCCGCTGACAGTCACGCCAAGCCCGGACATGTTGGCGCTGAAACTTCAGCAAGTGGCAGCGAAGACTGTGCCGACGTCTGGACAGAGCAGACTGCTGCGAAAGGCCCGAGAACAGACGGACAGCAGAGCGAGGCCAGCGGGCAGCGACGATGTGAAG AAAAAGAAGGATggagcatcagcagcagcttcccCGAGAGCCAAGCCCAGCTCCGCTGATGTTACCTCAGGTCCATCAGTCCTGAACCTGAAGAATCAGGACTGCAACAGATCCAAACACAG AGGTCAGATCAGCAGGGACTATGAACAGGAGTTTCCCTCTGTGGAGGTCGGACCACAACTACTGCGGAGACACAGCGAGGACGGTCAG GATGTTGGCGGTGAGGAATATTGGGAGAAGCTGGTCCAACAGTCAGATCCAAACAGACCCAGAGAATCGTTGGACCTCAGTGTTGTCGTACCGCAGATTAAATCTCAGATCGCTGCGTTCAGAGTTCAA ttaACGGCTGGTGTCGTTAACGAAACGTGGCGGATTCAACAACCGCTGAAAGTTTTACACAACCTGCTTCTGACCCACGACCCCGACAAGTCGTACCAGATCGGCCAGGAACTCGGACTACCGCATGTCCTCTTTGAGCTCGTCCACGATGCTGTCGAGAACTCAACTTTCATCGAG CCGGGGAGCGTCCCAACACTCGGAGAAATGATCACTGTGCTCATAATCTACTGGGAGGAGCACGGTGACTGGACGGAAGAACATCg ACTGGAAGAGTTCACCAAACCCTTCGTCACCATCCTCGGTCAAACACAGCTCGCTCCTCTGGCG CCTCTGGCCGCCACCGTCTTGTCTCTGTTCACACAACACGTCGATGTCGAGATCGATTTAGAAATTTTGACCTCGCTGCTGAAGAAGCTGCTGATGGACTCGTACGAG CCTCAGGTTTCTCTTCCGCCTGGATTCGGTCTCTGTGACGGCGTCCTGTCTTTACTGCTGCACAAACTCTCCGAG CATGAaagcagctcttcatctttaGATCCGGACGTGTTTCTGGATCTTTGGAAAAGAATCAGCGCCTCGCTGGAGAAGACGACACCAGACTTGTGTTCAGCACACG GGCTGTACTCCTTCCTGGCGATCGCACTGTTTGTCTTCACCAAGGACCCGTACTCGTGCATTCCTCTGTTTTCTGACCGCGAGTCAAAATGCGTGTTCGCCCTCGGCCAGCTGCTGCGAACTGACCG tcttcatctgtctgcagCAACCACGAGACCCGAGGTGGATCTGAGCCACGACGGCGTGTCGGTGCTGAGCTGTCACTTGTTGTGCTTCCCGTTCGCCCTGGAGCTGCCCTCACGCAACACGTCCACCATTTTCCAGTCGTACGACAGCTGTGGGATCGTCGAAGGCCTCGTGCAG GTGATTCagactctccctcctcctctgctcgaGCTGCCTCTCTCCTTGCTGAACCGTTTGCTCCTGTGCGACCCCGGCCGATCGCTTTCCCGCCTCGTGAAGGTCGCTTATGGTTTTTTCGCGTTGCCCGGGAACAGCCGGCTCACGTCGCGGACCGCCGGCTCTCTGCTCGCTGACTTCCTGCAGCAGGACGTGCTGTGGGATTCTGCCGCCGAGCTCCTGACTCTGTTGTCCCAGGTCGCCCGTTGTTCCCCTCAACATTCCCGCCTTCAGGTCCACGTGGACGCCTTGGCGCTGCAGCAGGCGTTGGCTCACCCTCATGATCCGATCAGAGCTGCCGCCTGCAGACTTCTGGGGAGTTTAAATCCGCTCAGGCCTCCTGCGCTGCAGCCGGACATCTTCAGGAGCACGATCGACTGTCTGCACGACTCCAGCACGCCTGTGCGGAGGATGGCTTGCCGGGCAGTCGGGAACTGGATGGGGTACATGGCAGCGGGTCGGTCCAACGAGTGTTCACACAGTGAGGCAGCAGGAGATCTGTCCACCATAGCAGAACAGGGATTGGACGAGGAGGACGGGCGGGGGTGGACACAGGAAGCGAGGAGGACGGCGGCCATGCTGGCGCCTCTGATCAGCGACCCCGACGCCCTCACACGGCGGCACTGCTGCACGGCTCTGGGAAACCTGGTGAACGTCGATGGTGCTGCGGCGTTGTTGTCGCAGGAAGACGTGTTCGGGAAACTTCTGAGAGCCGCGTGCTCCGACTCCCACAATGCAGTGAGGCAAGCTGCCATAACAACCCTGAGCCTGTACAGCAGGCAGGACGCCGTACGCCAG GTCCTGATCTCCCTCGATGCCGTGCACAAACTTGTTGAAGCTTCACATCACACAGCTCCACACTGTGACTACGATCAGCTGATCGGACGGCTGCGAACGAGTCCAccgtga
- the atf5a gene encoding uncharacterized protein atf5a: MMATSAPVWKTLRVCPADPLALSHPQANHSQSQGCRGEVSEESQHLIGDGLTDWMTEEVDFSSYLPNPPSPPSSTNASLPPSPLQNDIQVPSDLEVMTSLLQEELAQLEDYFLSEPLPEKGPRLGKCDRGPLPAGPQPFTQLPYASYSTCSQSESSPLLVTLATGELDLLSICGGPIGRSKVPRHAPYSCGRPSGCGRKRVPDGARFSEGYDNSLLGSKGSNSGSSAASLTGSYGCVDDEQLAGKSFCLGSAVEVRRCAVLPKEEKNCCFGQDVMGAAKVVGGGFGFGGSLDVAHKKEDLLMYSMREVGSGAANNEVLNGIKSSMEVTKAGVSWKSESGDGCYLPAAAQPEAFHSFLGNINEQVKSESLQVNQHDLHCNFLEDQGPECLLMSRESLNLESAGLRQACRLKEDHCALKYEVDMVPAEGGERKQKKRDQNKTAAHRYRQRKRAELDSLEEQLHCLEGRNRELRDKAESVEREIQYVKDLLIEVYKARSQRHKQDTTA; the protein is encoded by the exons ATGATGGCAACGTCGGCTCCTGTTTGGAAGACTCTTCGTGTCTGCCCGGCAGaccccctcgctctctctcacccacAGGCTAaccacagccaatcacagggGTGCAGGGGGGAGGTGTCAGAGGAGAGTCAGCACTTAATTG GTGATGGTCTCACTGACTGGATGACGGAAGAAGTGGATTTCTCCTCGTACCTCCCAaaccctccttcccctccctcctccaccaacGCCTCCCTTCCCCCTTCACCCCTCCAGAATGATATCCAGGTGCCTTCTGACTTGGAGGTCATGACCTCTCTGCTGCAAGAGGAACTCGCCCAACTAGAGGACTACTTCCTGTCTGAGCCGCTGCCGGAGAAAGGGCCGAGGCTGGGGAAATGTGACAGGGGTCCACTGCCGGCGGGTCCTCAGCCCTTCACTCAGCTGCCATACGCATCATACTCGACATGCAGCCAATCGGAATCCAGCCCGCTTCTTGTTACCCTGGCAACGGGAGAACTGGACCTGCTGAGCATCTGTGGCGGGCCCATTGGGCGATCCAAAGTTCCAAGACACGCCCCGTACAGCTGCGGGCGCCCCAGTGGGTGTGGTAGGAAGCGAGTTCCCGATGGCGCGAGGTTCAGCGAAGGTTACGACAACAGTTTGTTGGGATCCAAAGGAAGTAACTCAGGTAGCTCGGCCGCGAGCCTGACAGGAAGCTACGGCTGCGTGGACGACGAGCAGCTGGCAGGGAAGAGCTTCTGTCTGGGGAGCGCCGTCGAGGTCAGACGATGTGCCGTTCTtccaaaagaagagaaaaactgCTGCTTCGGTCAAGACGTGATGGGCGCCGCGAAGGTGGTCGGCGGTGGATTCGGCTTCGGGGGATCACTTGACGTCGCGCACAAGAAAGAGGATCTGCTGATGTACAGTATGAGGGAGGTCGGCTCAGGCGCCGCCAACAACGAGGTGCTCAACGGTATCAAAAGTAGCATGGAGGTGACCAAAGCCGGCGTTTCGTGGAAATCAGAGAGCGGCGACGGTTGCTACCTTCCGGCAGCAGCGCAGCCCGAGGCCTTTCACAGCTTCTTAGGTAACATCAATGAGCAGGTGAAGTCCGAGAGCCTCCAGGTCAACCAGCACGACCTGCACTGCAACTTCCTGGAGGATCAAGGCCCGGAGTGTCTGTTGATGTCCAGAGAGAGTCTGAACCTGGAGTCTGCAGGGCTCAGGCAGGCGTGCCGGCTGAAGGAAGACCACTGTGCCCTGAAATACGAGGTGGACATGGTGCCAGCTGAAGGCGGCGAGcgcaaacagaagaagagagatcaGAACAAAACCGCCGCTCACAG GTATCGCCAGCGAAAGAGGGCGGAGCTCGACTCTTTGGAGGAACAGTTGCACTGCCTCGAAGGGAGGAACCGGGAGCTCCGGGACAAGGCAGAGTCGGTGGAACGTGAAATCCAGTACGTCAAAGACCTGCTGATCGAAGTTTACAAGGCCCGCAGCCAGAGGCACAAGCAGGACACGACGGCGTAA
- the stk36 gene encoding serine/threonine-protein kinase 36 isoform X1: MDSYLVLELVGEGSFGRVYKGRRRFTGQVVALKFMPKVGRSEKELRSLKREIEIMRGLQHPNIVQLFDSFETETEVVVVTEYAEGQLFQILEDDGKLPESQVQEIACQLVSALYYLHSHRILHRDMKPQNILLGKSGVVKLCDFGFARAMSVSTLVLTSIKGTPLYMSPELVEEKPYDHTADLWSLGCILYELHTGAPPFYTNSIFHLVQLIVRDQVKWPDTMSDSCTSFLKGLLTKDPQKRLSWPDLLHHPFVADGVPVLSDSTVFSPLTVTPSPDMLALKLQQVAAKTVPTSGQSRLLRKAREQTDSRARPAGSDDVKKKKDGASAAASPRAKPSSADVTSGPSVLNLKNQDCNRSKHRGQISRDYEQEFPSVEVGPQLLRRHSEDGQDVGGEEYWEKLVQQSDPNRPRESLDLSVVVPQIKSQIAAFRVQLTAGVVNETWRIQQPLKVLHNLLLTHDPDKSYQIGQELGLPHVLFELVHDAVENSTFIEQPGSVPTLGEMITVLIIYWEEHGDWTEEHRLEEFTKPFVTILGQTQLAPLAPLAATVLSLFTQHVDVEIDLEILTSLLKKLLMDSYEPQVSLPPGFGLCDGVLSLLLHKLSEHESSSSSLDPDVFLDLWKRISASLEKTTPDLCSAHGLYSFLAIALFVFTKDPYSCIPLFSDRESKCVFALGQLLRTDRLHLSAATTRPEVDLSHDGVSVLSCHLLCFPFALELPSRNTSTIFQSYDSCGIVEGLVQVIQTLPPPLLELPLSLLNRLLLCDPGRSLSRLVKVAYGFFALPGNSRLTSRTAGSLLADFLQQDVLWDSAAELLTLLSQVARCSPQHSRLQVHVDALALQQALAHPHDPIRAAACRLLGSLNPLRPPALQPDIFRSTIDCLHDSSTPVRRMACRAVGNWMGYMAAGRSNECSHSEAAGDLSTIAEQGLDEEDGRGWTQEARRTAAMLAPLISDPDALTRRHCCTALGNLVNVDGAAALLSQEDVFGKLLRAACSDSHNAVRQAAITTLSLYSRQDAVRQVLISLDAVHKLVEASHHTAPHCDYDQLIGRLRTSPP; encoded by the exons ATGGACTCGTACCTCGTGCTGGAGCTGGTTGGAGAAGGTTCGTTCGGTCGAGTTTACAAAGGAAGGAGACGGTTCACGGGCcag GTGGTGGCTCTGAAGTTCATGCCTAAGGTGGGTCGCTCAGAGAAGGAGCTGCGCAGCCTGAAGAGAGAGATCGAGATCATGAGAGGCCTCCAACACCCGAACATCGTGCAGCTGTTTGACAGCTTCGAGACGGAGACGGAG GTGGTGGTTGTCACTGAGTACGCAGAGGGTCAGCTGTTCCAGATTCTGGAGGATGATGGGAAGTTACCTGAGAGCCAG GTCCAAGAGATCGCCTGTCAGCTGGTCTCGGCTCTGTACTACCTGCACTCTCACCGGATCCTCCATCGAGACATGAAGCCGCAGAACATCCTGCTGGGGAAGAGCGGCGTGGTGAAGCTGTGCGACTTCGG GTTTGCTCGAGCGATGAGCGTCTCCACGCTGGTGCTGACGTCCATCAAGGGGACGCCGCTGTACATGTCGCCCgagctggtggaggagaagccGTACGACCACACGGCTGATCTGTGGTCTCTGGGCTGCATCCTCTACGAGCTCCACACGGGGGCGCCGCCGTTCTACACCAACTCCATCTTCCACCTGGTGCAGCTCATCGTGAGAGACCAAGTCAAGTGGCCGGACACGATGAGCGACAGCTGCACG AGTTTCCTCAAAGGTTTGTTGACCAAAGATCCTCAGAAGCGTTTGTCTTGGCCGGACCTCCTGCACCATCCTTTTGTTGCTGATGGAGTTCCAG TTCTGTCCGACTCGACTGTTTTCAGCCCGCTGACAGTCACGCCAAGCCCGGACATGTTGGCGCTGAAACTTCAGCAAGTGGCAGCGAAGACTGTGCCGACGTCTGGACAGAGCAGACTGCTGCGAAAGGCCCGAGAACAGACGGACAGCAGAGCGAGGCCAGCGGGCAGCGACGATGTGAAG AAAAAGAAGGATggagcatcagcagcagcttcccCGAGAGCCAAGCCCAGCTCCGCTGATGTTACCTCAGGTCCATCAGTCCTGAACCTGAAGAATCAGGACTGCAACAGATCCAAACACAG AGGTCAGATCAGCAGGGACTATGAACAGGAGTTTCCCTCTGTGGAGGTCGGACCACAACTACTGCGGAGACACAGCGAGGACGGTCAG GATGTTGGCGGTGAGGAATATTGGGAGAAGCTGGTCCAACAGTCAGATCCAAACAGACCCAGAGAATCGTTGGACCTCAGTGTTGTCGTACCGCAGATTAAATCTCAGATCGCTGCGTTCAGAGTTCAA ttaACGGCTGGTGTCGTTAACGAAACGTGGCGGATTCAACAACCGCTGAAAGTTTTACACAACCTGCTTCTGACCCACGACCCCGACAAGTCGTACCAGATCGGCCAGGAACTCGGACTACCGCATGTCCTCTTTGAGCTCGTCCACGATGCTGTCGAGAACTCAACTTTCATCGAG CAGCCGGGGAGCGTCCCAACACTCGGAGAAATGATCACTGTGCTCATAATCTACTGGGAGGAGCACGGTGACTGGACGGAAGAACATCg ACTGGAAGAGTTCACCAAACCCTTCGTCACCATCCTCGGTCAAACACAGCTCGCTCCTCTGGCG CCTCTGGCCGCCACCGTCTTGTCTCTGTTCACACAACACGTCGATGTCGAGATCGATTTAGAAATTTTGACCTCGCTGCTGAAGAAGCTGCTGATGGACTCGTACGAG CCTCAGGTTTCTCTTCCGCCTGGATTCGGTCTCTGTGACGGCGTCCTGTCTTTACTGCTGCACAAACTCTCCGAG CATGAaagcagctcttcatctttaGATCCGGACGTGTTTCTGGATCTTTGGAAAAGAATCAGCGCCTCGCTGGAGAAGACGACACCAGACTTGTGTTCAGCACACG GGCTGTACTCCTTCCTGGCGATCGCACTGTTTGTCTTCACCAAGGACCCGTACTCGTGCATTCCTCTGTTTTCTGACCGCGAGTCAAAATGCGTGTTCGCCCTCGGCCAGCTGCTGCGAACTGACCG tcttcatctgtctgcagCAACCACGAGACCCGAGGTGGATCTGAGCCACGACGGCGTGTCGGTGCTGAGCTGTCACTTGTTGTGCTTCCCGTTCGCCCTGGAGCTGCCCTCACGCAACACGTCCACCATTTTCCAGTCGTACGACAGCTGTGGGATCGTCGAAGGCCTCGTGCAG GTGATTCagactctccctcctcctctgctcgaGCTGCCTCTCTCCTTGCTGAACCGTTTGCTCCTGTGCGACCCCGGCCGATCGCTTTCCCGCCTCGTGAAGGTCGCTTATGGTTTTTTCGCGTTGCCCGGGAACAGCCGGCTCACGTCGCGGACCGCCGGCTCTCTGCTCGCTGACTTCCTGCAGCAGGACGTGCTGTGGGATTCTGCCGCCGAGCTCCTGACTCTGTTGTCCCAGGTCGCCCGTTGTTCCCCTCAACATTCCCGCCTTCAGGTCCACGTGGACGCCTTGGCGCTGCAGCAGGCGTTGGCTCACCCTCATGATCCGATCAGAGCTGCCGCCTGCAGACTTCTGGGGAGTTTAAATCCGCTCAGGCCTCCTGCGCTGCAGCCGGACATCTTCAGGAGCACGATCGACTGTCTGCACGACTCCAGCACGCCTGTGCGGAGGATGGCTTGCCGGGCAGTCGGGAACTGGATGGGGTACATGGCAGCGGGTCGGTCCAACGAGTGTTCACACAGTGAGGCAGCAGGAGATCTGTCCACCATAGCAGAACAGGGATTGGACGAGGAGGACGGGCGGGGGTGGACACAGGAAGCGAGGAGGACGGCGGCCATGCTGGCGCCTCTGATCAGCGACCCCGACGCCCTCACACGGCGGCACTGCTGCACGGCTCTGGGAAACCTGGTGAACGTCGATGGTGCTGCGGCGTTGTTGTCGCAGGAAGACGTGTTCGGGAAACTTCTGAGAGCCGCGTGCTCCGACTCCCACAATGCAGTGAGGCAAGCTGCCATAACAACCCTGAGCCTGTACAGCAGGCAGGACGCCGTACGCCAG GTCCTGATCTCCCTCGATGCCGTGCACAAACTTGTTGAAGCTTCACATCACACAGCTCCACACTGTGACTACGATCAGCTGATCGGACGGCTGCGAACGAGTCCAccgtga